Proteins encoded together in one Triticum dicoccoides isolate Atlit2015 ecotype Zavitan chromosome 7B, WEW_v2.0, whole genome shotgun sequence window:
- the LOC119336945 gene encoding 36.4 kDa proline-rich protein-like has product MALHWHWDRALTGRPGAMASLARVCSLLLVGVAVVLLLPGTYGSYSNCPPGHGGGGGGDPGHHHPPHHVKPPKHHHGPPSGHKCPPCHPPPTPRPPPTPPYGPPTPLPPPYVPPYTPPTPPYGPPTPLPPPYVPPYTPPTPPYIPPSPPYVPPTPLPPPYVPPYVPPTPPYTPPYVPPTPPYTPSPPYVPPTPPYTPPYVPPPSPGPGRKTCPIDALKLNACVDVLSGLVHLVIGREARSKCCPLVQGVADLDAALCLCTTIRARVLNINIYLPVALRLLITCGKHPPNGFQCPTVLDA; this is encoded by the coding sequence ATGGCACTGCATTGGCATTGGGATCGCGCACTGACCGGACGCCCCGGCGCCATGGCCAGCCTTGCCAGAGTGTGTTCgctactgcttgttggtgtcgccGTCGTCCTGCTCCTGCCGGGCACGTACGGGTCGTACAGCAACTGCCCGCCGGGacatggcggtggcggtggtggtgatcCTGGACACCACCACCCGCCCCACCACGTCAAGCCGCCCAAGCACCACCACGGGCCACCGTCGGGCCACAAATGCCCACCGTGCCacccgccgccgacgccgcgcccACCGCCGACTCCGCCGTACGGGCCTCCTACTCCACTGCCACCGCCGTACGTGCCGCCCTACACCCCGCCGACTCCGCCGTACGGGCCTCCTACTCCACTGCCACCGCCGTACGTGCCGCCCTACACCCCGCCGACGCCACCGTACATTCCTCCGAGTCCGCCGTACGTGCCACCAACGCCACTGCCTCCGCCGTACGTGCCACCATACGTCCCGCCGACGCCGCCATACACTCCGCCCTACGTCCCGCCAACTCCACCATACACGCCGTCGCCACCCTACGTGCCGCCGACACCGCCATACACTCCGCCCTacgtgccgccgccgtcgccggggcCGGGGAGGAAGACGTGCCCGATCGACGCGCTGAAGCTGAACGCGTGCGTGGACGTGCTGAGCGGGCTGGTGCACCTGGTGATCGGGCGGGAGGCGCGGAGCAAGTGCTGCCCGCTGGTGCAGGGGGTGGCGGACCTGGACGCGGCGCTGTGCCTCTGCACCACCATCCGGGCGCGGGTCCTCAACATCAACATCTACCTCCCCGTGGCGCTCCGGCTGCTCATCACCTGCGGCAAGCACCCGCCCAACGGCTTCCAGTGCCCCACCGTGCTCGACGCCTAG
- the LOC119336944 gene encoding probable serine/threonine-protein kinase PIX7 isoform X2, giving the protein MPPPSPLPRHRQERRGCGCWAVLTRGLRGSCFRPAAAAAAAPAGAAVKGGHVYDADHFQRKLGEENGVDASIEKKISPKLLEFTFQELKSATVNFRPDSILGEGGFGYVFKGWIEPNSTAPAKPGTGLTVAVKSLKENALQGHREWVAEVDFLGQLHHKHLVKLIGYCIEDDQRLLVYEFMARGSLENHLFRRTLPLPWPCRMKVVLGAAKGLAFLHVGPKPVIYRDFKTSNILIDADYNSKLSDFGLAKAGPQGDKTHVSTRVLGTYGYAAPEYVMTGHLTTKSDVYSFGVVLLEVLTGRRSVDKKRPPGEQNLVAWARPYLSDRRRLYQLVDPRLGLNYSVRGVQKVAQICHHCLNRDSKSRPMMDEVVKHLTPLQDLNDMAAASYRPRSSPRGKARR; this is encoded by the exons atgcctcctccttcgccgctgCCTCGGCACCGGCAGGAGCGCCGCGGGTGCGGCTGCTGGGCCGTGCTGACGAGGGGCCTGCGGGGCTCCTGCTTCcgcccggcggcggcggccgccgccgccccggccggggCCGCGGTCAAAGGCGGCCATGTCTACGACGCAG ATCATTTTCAGAGGAAGCTTGGTGAAGAAAATGGTGTTGACGCATCAATTGAGAAGAAAATATCACCCAAGCTACTTGAATTCACTTTCCAAGAGCTTAAATCTGCCACTGTTAACTTTAGACCAGACAGTATTCTCGGAGAAGGTGGATTTGGGTATGTCTTCAAGGGGTGGATTGAGCCGAACAGCACAGCTCCTGCAAAGCCCGGCACTGGTCTGACTGTAGCTGTCAAAAGTCTGAAGGAAAATGCTCTTCAAGGTCATAGAGAATGGGTG GCGGAAGTTGACTTTCTGGGACAGCTGCATCACAAACATCTTGTTAAGCTGATTGGATACTGTATTGAGGATGACCAAAGACTGCTTGTATATGAATTCATGGCACGGGGAAGTCTAGAAAATCATCTTTTCAGAA GGACTCTTCCCCTACCTTGGCCGTGCAGGATGAAGGTTGTTCTTGGTGCTGCTAAAGGTCTAGCCTTCCTACATGTTGGTCCGAAACCAGTTATTTACAGGGATTTTAAGACATCAAATATTCTTATCGATGCG GATTACAATTCAAAACTATCAGATTTTGGATTAGCAAAAGCTGGTCCCCAAGGTGATAAAACCCATGTCTCTACTCGGGTTCTTGGCACCTATGGCTACGCTGCGCCTGAGTATGTAATGACAG GCCACTTGACAACCAAGAGCGACGTGTATAGCTTCGGAGTCGTGCTTCTCGAGGTGCTGACTGGCAGGAGATCAGTGGACAAGAAGCGACCTCCGGGGGAGCAGAACCTCGTTGCATGGGCGAGGCCGTATCTGAGCGACCGGCGAAGGCTCTATCAGCTCGTAGACCCTCGCCTGGGGCTGAACTATTCCGTCAGAGGGGTTCAGAAGGTTGCACAGATCTGCCACCACTGCCTCAACCGTGACAGCAAGTCGCGCCCGATGATGGATGAAGTCGTCAAGCATCTGACTCCGCTGCAGGACCTCAACGACATGGCCGCCGCATCGTATAGGCCCCGGTCGTCACCCCGCG GAAAGGCGCGGCGGTGA
- the LOC119336944 gene encoding probable serine/threonine-protein kinase PIX7 isoform X1, with protein sequence MPPPSPLPRHRQERRGCGCWAVLTRGLRGSCFRPAAAAAAAPAGAAVKGGHVYDAAETRYLNSSNRDLADHFQRKLGEENGVDASIEKKISPKLLEFTFQELKSATVNFRPDSILGEGGFGYVFKGWIEPNSTAPAKPGTGLTVAVKSLKENALQGHREWVAEVDFLGQLHHKHLVKLIGYCIEDDQRLLVYEFMARGSLENHLFRRTLPLPWPCRMKVVLGAAKGLAFLHVGPKPVIYRDFKTSNILIDADYNSKLSDFGLAKAGPQGDKTHVSTRVLGTYGYAAPEYVMTGHLTTKSDVYSFGVVLLEVLTGRRSVDKKRPPGEQNLVAWARPYLSDRRRLYQLVDPRLGLNYSVRGVQKVAQICHHCLNRDSKSRPMMDEVVKHLTPLQDLNDMAAASYRPRSSPRGKARR encoded by the exons atgcctcctccttcgccgctgCCTCGGCACCGGCAGGAGCGCCGCGGGTGCGGCTGCTGGGCCGTGCTGACGAGGGGCCTGCGGGGCTCCTGCTTCcgcccggcggcggcggccgccgccgccccggccggggCCGCGGTCAAAGGCGGCCATGTCTACGACGCAG CGGAGACAAGATACCTAAACTCTAGCAATCGAGATCTTGCAGATCATTTTCAGAGGAAGCTTGGTGAAGAAAATGGTGTTGACGCATCAATTGAGAAGAAAATATCACCCAAGCTACTTGAATTCACTTTCCAAGAGCTTAAATCTGCCACTGTTAACTTTAGACCAGACAGTATTCTCGGAGAAGGTGGATTTGGGTATGTCTTCAAGGGGTGGATTGAGCCGAACAGCACAGCTCCTGCAAAGCCCGGCACTGGTCTGACTGTAGCTGTCAAAAGTCTGAAGGAAAATGCTCTTCAAGGTCATAGAGAATGGGTG GCGGAAGTTGACTTTCTGGGACAGCTGCATCACAAACATCTTGTTAAGCTGATTGGATACTGTATTGAGGATGACCAAAGACTGCTTGTATATGAATTCATGGCACGGGGAAGTCTAGAAAATCATCTTTTCAGAA GGACTCTTCCCCTACCTTGGCCGTGCAGGATGAAGGTTGTTCTTGGTGCTGCTAAAGGTCTAGCCTTCCTACATGTTGGTCCGAAACCAGTTATTTACAGGGATTTTAAGACATCAAATATTCTTATCGATGCG GATTACAATTCAAAACTATCAGATTTTGGATTAGCAAAAGCTGGTCCCCAAGGTGATAAAACCCATGTCTCTACTCGGGTTCTTGGCACCTATGGCTACGCTGCGCCTGAGTATGTAATGACAG GCCACTTGACAACCAAGAGCGACGTGTATAGCTTCGGAGTCGTGCTTCTCGAGGTGCTGACTGGCAGGAGATCAGTGGACAAGAAGCGACCTCCGGGGGAGCAGAACCTCGTTGCATGGGCGAGGCCGTATCTGAGCGACCGGCGAAGGCTCTATCAGCTCGTAGACCCTCGCCTGGGGCTGAACTATTCCGTCAGAGGGGTTCAGAAGGTTGCACAGATCTGCCACCACTGCCTCAACCGTGACAGCAAGTCGCGCCCGATGATGGATGAAGTCGTCAAGCATCTGACTCCGCTGCAGGACCTCAACGACATGGCCGCCGCATCGTATAGGCCCCGGTCGTCACCCCGCG GAAAGGCGCGGCGGTGA